TCCTCTGCATCACTTGGACTGCCTACGCTACTACTCTACATATAACACAAATTAGTTTTTTCATGTTTATAAACTCCCAAAAATGCTTCTCATATGGACAGggcattttattattatagattcagatttttttttattttagttttatatagtgtagatttacttttatatttatgttcttgtaattttattattattattattattattattatagttataaaaataaaagtaaagttattactcacaaatcacaattattattattattattattattattattattaatgaaaactGGAAGGTAAAACAGAGTAGTAAAAATTTATTAGCAAAATCGCAATGTGTGGATTGGTAGATTACTAATTGCAGGCATTTCTACTAAACTCTTTATCCCAATGTGGATGGCAACATCACTCAAGCCTTGATAACAAATAGATTCATTTACAATCTCATCAATCATGCTATACAATCATGCAAAACCTTTGATCAATCAAAACACTACCTTCATCATTACCACCTTAGCGCGCTCTTTTGTGATTGCACCAATAATTCATCGTCTCATTCATTTCTCTCCAATTCACCACCCTTATCCCGAGCATCCTTCTGGGATTCCTCGTAGGTGTCAAAACTGCACTGCCTCTACAATTGTCCTGACAATCAATCATATACCATCAAATAAGTATAACATCCAATACATAAGATGAACAAATGTGAGTTTAGCAAGCATATTAAGCAAGGAATAGGGCCTCCAAACATGGAACAAACTACAAAGATACAAAAGCTGAGTTTGACAAGTGGCAGAACTATTAATGAATTGCATCTCAAAATTAACTCGTTTCTAGTTTCTACACATATGCATAATGCATACAAATCAAAGCAGAAATTATGTAGTGGAAGACGGTCAACCTTTCTGGTGTGTGATCTCAATCTCTTGGTAGGAGTTGGAGCTTCCCACTCTTCAGATTCTGCTTTGAATTTTTGACGAGAGTGATGGCAATGCTTGGCATCTGCTTCCTGCTCAGGGAGCCCTCGGCCCTCCACCAATTGAATAGAAAAGGGAGGAACCACAAGTATTTTCAATTCAAGTCCCTTCTTCATACCTGTGTTTTCCCCCTTTTCTATTTAAGTCCCTTCCCGTCCGAGTTAATAGATCCACTTGTGTGCTCAGGGAAACTGCCTACTCAAAAGATCACTGATCAAGCAAAGAAATTTGAACTGAATTTGGCTTTAAGATttcaaatatatgaattgCTAACATAGTTAAGTCATATCGATATTCTATTTCATATCGACACATGAATGAACAAGTATAGGACAATTGTAGTCTGTAGAAGATATGACTGTATACAATAACAAGAATATCAAACAGCGACTACACAGAAGTGAATGCAGGAAAGAATTTCACTTGTATTAAATAAACTGAATGCACCTCTTCTCTCATTCGAAACTACAAGAACACGCTCATTTGCACTACAGACATCTGTGGCCAAATGTTTTGCTCTATTCTTCTTTCTGAAGTATGTACTGCTAGATATCATGTGCTAATCAACATATGTATGCAacaattttatgcaaattcGGAATCCCAAATCATGATATCCAGTATAGGAGCAATAAATCTACCCTTTAAGATGTACGCAAGCAGGAAACCATGGAAAGCCAAGAGGCAACATGAATGATCAATGTCATCATACCAACAAAAACCTTGGATCTCCATGGCTTAAGAAACGAACCTTGAAGCTTTCACCTAAGCCTTACACCATATTCAAAACACACATCAATTACTTGCCATGCTCTTCTAATTGAGTGttctctaaaaaaaataccttcACTAGGAAAAAGGAATAACTGCATACTGAGTCATGATAGCACGAGCTTTGCATATATTGAAGCTAACCGACATAAAACAATACACTAACTACAGACTATGTAGAAAACTGTGTGGTCAATCTGAAGTTCTTCTAAAACTGCTTCAAAGAATGTCGTTTTACACTTACACTAACCTGCTGTTAACCCCagaatcaattttgaaattctaaTGTATAAGTTCACGGCTTTGCATCTCAGTTCCAAACCAAAATTTCATTCATGCATCATTTCGAAAAAGTAATTGATTTGCAGCTCAATTTCGATACCTAATCTGCTGACACATCTCTTAAACCATTCCACAAACGCTTTTGCCTAAATTCATTCATATTGTGACACTTTTGCCCAAGTTCATATTGCTCTCTCCGCAGTGactccatattattagtattataacaaaattatcgAATTGGTGGTGCTTGCTGCAACGATCTCAATGGCATGTTGTATGcaaataatcctaagaaaaaTGATTGCGAGCAACAAACATCAAACTTTCGACTCCATGAAAAATAACGAAGTAATCCATGAATCCAAATATGCCAACGAACAACAACAATCACCTAAATCCTTGAGCAGCAAAATCTCAAACAACGCTGTCATCAccaattcaattattcaaacCATGTCAAGCTCCCGGTGTTGATCCAGCCAGATAGCCCCTGATGCCCTATAATTGAACAGGTAGAGAATCACTGCAGCGAGTAGAATCCCGATCAAATCAGCAACCGCATCCTTGGCAGATGCACCAGCTGATTCGAAATAGCCCAATTCGTCGGCAAACTCCTTAGCGGCGCCGGCCGCAAATGATAGGAGTGATCCGATCCAAATActgcggcggcggaggaaTGGGTAGCGAGTCCTTGCCGCGAGTAGAGAGCAAACGACGGAAATGAAGAAGCAGAAAAGAACGTGATACAGTTTGTCGGCGGCCAACCAGTCGTCGCCGTTTTCCATTAAGTCTGCTAATGTGGAAGAATTAGCAAACTAGCgttactatttttttccgTGGAAGCAAATGAGATAATCTGCTAATCTTCGTAGTTGTTTAATcaccaaaaattatttttgtacaaAAAGTTAGTTgcttttgggggaaaaaaccatttatgtttttctttaatttactTACTTATTCTATACCAGAAATAATGCATCCACATCGAATTCATGGGTATCAAATTCTCAATTTAAACATAACGCGAATATATCACTTGCACAAAAACATTAGCTGCCAAAACATGAGAATTAATCCCGAtcaaaaacaaagatttaaaactAAATAGCTTCCAAGTTCAAGACCAACAACCATTTCTAATATGCTAATTAATCTTGCTGATCAACTCATTTATCTTATCCTTCCTATTTCCAGAATCTCCTCCGTCTTGAacctttcttctttccttgcAGCACCTTTTCGGATTGTTCAGCACGAAGGGGCAGAGGAAACTGGTGACTGACTTGAAATGGGGACCAACAGCAACAATCTCATTCACAATGTCTTCTATGCATATGATGCTATGCTTACCCAATTCCTGCAACAAGCATATTATCGTGTTAAAATTTCTTACCAACCGATCGATCCACtgggaaatgaaaaatataactagCTGTACCTGTTCCACAATGTTGTTATCGGTTAAAGGAATCCTCTCCTTGCCAACTCTTACTACACCTTTCTTGTAGATCAAGTCCTTGACACTCTTCACATTGGGATATCTACACCACAAACAAGTTGTTTTTAGACTCACGAATTGAGAATTATGTTGCTGTGGGATATTAATTGAGCTTGTTCTTCACCAGATATCTCACTGTTCAGATAGACAAAAAAAGGAGTAAACTTTGAAGAAATGGGAGCACAAGAAAGATGGCAGCATGAGGGATAGAGATATATGCAACAAAAGAAATGGAATagaaatcattttttcatcCCTTTTTTATTAAAGATTGAGCATGATTTGTTCTAGATGTTCCTTGACATTCATGCTAGTGGTGAATATTTGCCATCTACATGCATCAGTAACAGCCATCATGGAATTGACTTAGGATGTTTAGCATTATACTGTGAAAGGTAGTGTTATATTAAGACTAAACACATTTCTATAACTGATAAAGCAGCAGGCTTCAAGACAAATTTCAAAGAACCTGATGCATAACAAAAGGTACGAGCATGAACATAGGTTACAAGAAAAccaaattcaattatttccTGCAGAGAGCAAAAGTTATGAGCATtgatatgataaataaaacacGATTTTTATACTgctacaaatttcaaataagtgTTCTATTTAAACAAGCCACACATATGTGATAGGAGTAGGATT
The nucleotide sequence above comes from Salvia hispanica cultivar TCC Black 2014 chromosome 5, UniMelb_Shisp_WGS_1.0, whole genome shotgun sequence. Encoded proteins:
- the LOC125186971 gene encoding uncharacterized protein LOC125186971, producing MENGDDWLAADKLYHVLFCFFISVVCSLLAARTRYPFLRRRSIWIGSLLSFAAGAAKEFADELGYFESAGASAKDAVADLIGILLAAVILYLFNYRASGAIWLDQHRELDMV